A region from the Acidobacteriota bacterium genome encodes:
- a CDS encoding tyrosine-type recombinase/integrase, whose amino-acid sequence MHFDEAQSRFLDACRHERNLSTHTLRAYGIDLRELATFLKRSGRLGEPVEALDAECLREYSGYLLTERGLQATTVRRRMACLRAFFGWLEDREVIELSPFRRLKLRIRTPQRLPRHLHAAEIRALLRAIGSALDLNPFRSYEHQEIPYDLSPSRFIQLTLLVAVETLVATGLRVSELTGATIDALDLTEGALRVEGKGSRERQAFLTDPELRILLARYLILRDARAEDTQALLINSRGTRASSQFIRKHLHEAASRAGLRRPATPHMLRHSCATLLLEAGVDIRYVQRLLGHSSIATTEIYTHVSASGLRAALVGADVRGVVVNS is encoded by the coding sequence ATGCACTTCGACGAGGCCCAGAGCCGATTCCTCGACGCCTGCCGCCACGAGCGGAACTTGTCTACCCACACCCTGCGGGCCTACGGCATCGACCTGCGGGAGCTCGCCACCTTCCTGAAGCGGTCCGGAAGGCTCGGGGAGCCGGTGGAGGCGCTGGATGCGGAGTGTCTGCGGGAGTACAGCGGATACCTACTCACGGAGCGCGGCCTCCAGGCGACCACGGTGCGCCGCCGCATGGCTTGCTTGCGGGCCTTCTTCGGGTGGCTGGAGGATCGGGAGGTGATCGAGCTCTCTCCCTTCCGCCGTTTGAAGCTCCGCATCCGCACCCCCCAACGCCTGCCACGCCACCTCCATGCCGCGGAGATCCGGGCGCTCCTCCGCGCCATCGGGAGTGCCCTGGATCTGAATCCATTCCGCAGCTACGAGCACCAGGAGATCCCCTACGACCTCTCGCCCAGCCGGTTCATTCAGCTGACGCTCTTGGTCGCGGTGGAGACGCTGGTGGCCACCGGCTTGCGGGTCAGCGAGCTGACGGGGGCGACGATAGATGCGCTGGATCTGACAGAAGGAGCGCTACGGGTCGAGGGCAAAGGCTCCCGGGAGCGCCAAGCCTTCCTCACCGATCCGGAGCTCCGCATACTCCTCGCCCGCTACCTCATCCTCCGGGACGCCCGTGCCGAGGACACCCAAGCCCTCCTGATCAATTCGCGCGGCACCCGGGCCTCCTCCCAATTCATCCGCAAGCACCTCCACGAAGCCGCCTCCCGCGCCGGCCTCCGCCGCCCCGCCACCCCCCACATGCTCCGCCACTCCTGCGCCACCCTCCTCCTCGAGGCCGGCGTAGACATCCGCTACGTCCAGCGCCTCCTCGGTCACAGCTCCATCGCGACGACCGAGATTTATACCCATGTCTCAGCCTCCGGCCTGCGGGCGGCGTTGGTGGGGGCGGATGTGCGGGGGGTGGTGGTGAATTCTTAG